The Brevibacillus humidisoli DNA segment GAGGATAAAACCCTTCTCAAGCTTATTAGAAGTTACTTAGAGTCCGGCATCATGATTAACGGCCTTGAAACAATTAATGAACAAGGAGTACCGCAAGGTGGCCCTCTCAGTCCACTTCTATCTAACATCATGTTACATGAGCTAGACAAGGAACTGGAGAAGAGAAATCTTCACTTCGTCCGGTACGCAGACGACTGTAACATATATGTCTCCTCAAAGAAGGCTGGCCTACGGATAATGGAATCCATTACTAAGTTCATGGAAGAGAAGCTGAAACTTAAGGTCAACAAAGACAAAAGTACGGTGGATCGTCCATGGAGACGAAAGTTTCTTGGTTTCAGTTTTACCTCCCAATTCGAACCGAGAATTCGAGTAGCCAAAGAAAGCATGAAGAAGGTAAAACAGAGAATTCGGGAATTTACCTCAAGATCTAAACCATTACCTATGGAGTATCGGATTGAACAGCTAAACCAATACCTTATCGGCTGGGTTGGATCCTTCTCGCTTGCGGATACACCTTCGGTATTCTCCAGTTTAGATGAATGGATAAGAAGAAGACTCCGCATGTGCCTATGGAAACAGTGGAAGAAACCTCAAACAAAAGTAAAAAGGCTTTTAACGTTGGGAGCTCCCAAAGTAAAAGCCTATGAATGGGGTAATTCTCGTAAGAAATACTGGCGGATTGCTTGTAGTCCAATACTTCACAGAACTTTGGATAATGCCTATTGGCAGACCGAAGGTCTGAAAAGTCTTAAGGAGAGGTACTCTCTTTTACGTCATACTTAGCTGAACCGCCGTATACCGAACGGTACGTACGGTGGTGTGAGGAGACGGGGGTTAGCCGCCCCCTCTTACTCGATTGAAAAAGAACGATCACAGCAGAGCGGCCGTTCTCTGATCGGAACGACTATTCCAACGGTACAGACGGAGGTGAGATTTAATCATCATCATCCTCTTCCTGCGTTTTTTCAGCCTTTCTCACCATGTACCGATACAGCATGTCTGCAGCTTCGCCGAGACTGACGCTCTCTGCAGGCTGGAACGTATCGCCTGACACCTGCAGCAGCTCCATCTTCATTCCCAGTGCAACGTGTCCTCGCTGTTTGATCTGGTCCTGATCGGCAAAGGGAAGTTGAAACAGCTCGTCATCACTGGCTAGTTCGGCGTACCCTAACGCATTCACCAGAGAGACAAGCGCTTCTTCGCGGGTGATCGGGCGATCCGGCTCAAAGTTGCTCATTGTCGTGGCTACCCGCTTTCGTTCTACTGCCCACTCAATCGCTTGATAATAGGGATGATCGGCGCTGACATCGGCAAAGCTTGGTTCGCGATCAACGGTCGGCTGACTTTTGCTCCATGACGGTGACAGGTAGCGATGCGGGTGTTCCAGCGTGTACCAGATGTCATAAAACTCTCCGCGAGAGATGGACCGTTCGGGATGCAGCAAACCGTCTTCTCCCACTTGGATGGCGCCAAGCTGCAGGAGATGAGCCAGTTCCCTGCCTGCGGCATGATCGCGGATGTCAGCCGGCAGCTCTCGTTGGGCTGGCGTATCCTCAGGCGACTTCCTCTCTTCTCCCGTCCGGTTGTCAATGATCTTACCGGTCAGCGCATCCAACGAGTACCCTTGATTTCCCGGGGAGAGAAAGTCGTAGACCAATTGTGCTGTTGCGGGTGCACTTTCACTCGACCCGCTTCGTGCTCCTTCTGAGCGAAACAGCGTATACTGCAGACGCAAACGGCTGGCCTCCAGGTACAATCGTTTCGCTTGCTCCGGCGTGATAAACTGCTCCTTGGGAGGAATCGTTAGATTTTCGCTCCATTCCCGCTCGTACAGCACAACCTCCCCTGTCTTTTTTGACACTTCCACCGTGATGCGGTCCGATTGCACATTGACCCCGTCGACTTTTCGCTCGTATGAAAATCGGTAAAAGGCTCCATCCGCATCACCGCCGTACGCGTTGTTATCTGCATAGAGTTGATCCAGGTAACCGGCATTTACTTTCTGCACAAAAGCAGTCGCTGTCTTCTCCGCCTGCTCTGGCGTGACCGGGAAGGGGCCTTCCGGCGGTTGGCGGAATGTAAAGTCTCCTTCCTGCGGCTTGTACAGGGGAGCAAGATTAAAGCGGAACAGGTTGCCTTTCTCGTCATATGCGGCGATTGCCCATCGGTGCGTTCCCTGCAAACTTTCGTATTCAGCGTC contains these protein-coding regions:
- a CDS encoding S-layer homology domain-containing protein — encoded protein: MIIRTNWVLASLVATCLVFPIIPPSTAADTPSQTTRPEAKIESAEAIAIAQNLVAVPDSYTEPTVQKKTYGPSEIPVWDVSWRSEQDKQGWIHVTIDADSGIVREFSYRNHNLKPVFPPALSMREAADAARNWLKKTTPNQQLDYQLDPDQWKKTRTILLSPREEYELEFSPMIDGIPFADQRIEVMVRGDGTILEMRRDGPDAESVTFEPVENMLSPDAVMETLRKETGVVLATFIETDYSGEKPQEKQGSFTYELTHPLYYIDAHTGQHRNYHGDVIPFRRTDEASRLHTDQMAEAPTSTSTGSPDQPVSPEQVKQLFLQTYIPPEGVTLHQVVKGPSWPKCGCPFYYAIDAEYESLQGTHRWAIAAYDEKGNLFRFNLAPLYKPQEGDFTFRQPPEGPFPVTPEQAEKTATAFVQKVNAGYLDQLYADNNAYGGDADGAFYRFSYERKVDGVNVQSDRITVEVSKKTGEVVLYEREWSENLTIPPKEQFITPEQAKRLYLEASRLRLQYTLFRSEGARSGSSESAPATAQLVYDFLSPGNQGYSLDALTGKIIDNRTGEERKSPEDTPAQRELPADIRDHAAGRELAHLLQLGAIQVGEDGLLHPERSISRGEFYDIWYTLEHPHRYLSPSWSKSQPTVDREPSFADVSADHPYYQAIEWAVERKRVATTMSNFEPDRPITREEALVSLVNALGYAELASDDELFQLPFADQDQIKQRGHVALGMKMELLQVSGDTFQPAESVSLGEAADMLYRYMVRKAEKTQEEDDDD